A section of the Ciceribacter thiooxidans genome encodes:
- a CDS encoding ROK family transcriptional regulator: MLTKSSTEMVRQQNSVLVLSSLRRHGPLAHTDIAAATGLASATVSAITADLERTGALERHEHSVSGGRGRPRVLFARRRDHRYLITVRISSDTLQYSLADYTGTLIDRFDEPRDEAGPSTAQFVEAFREAVLRLMRRSGLEAERIAAISISSKGLVDPAGSRLLWSPVFGYEEIDFSAALTLPPSMRVRLNNETPLVAQALARRADRDGGTPFRSLAALSLGHSIGLGIARRGAAGDIEVSAPNFGHMLNAADGKLCRCGTRGCIEASAGFYGILRTAFEVPPDTIPAKFVPLAEMDKIALRARQGHRMSEYAFRQAGLAIGQGLSRMLSLFGDMPVAIAGHGTRYMDLLSRGLEEGLQQSLHVRIYGTPKITVVADEATLVFEGHVERALAEIDHDVAAARAEDVTA, encoded by the coding sequence ATGCTGACGAAGTCGAGCACCGAGATGGTGCGTCAGCAGAACAGCGTGCTCGTCCTGTCGTCGCTCCGGCGCCACGGCCCGCTCGCCCACACCGACATCGCCGCCGCGACCGGGCTCGCCTCGGCAACCGTCTCGGCGATCACCGCCGACCTCGAGCGGACCGGCGCGCTGGAACGGCACGAACACTCCGTCTCCGGCGGACGCGGCCGGCCGCGGGTGCTCTTTGCCCGTCGGCGCGACCACCGCTACCTGATCACGGTGCGGATTTCTTCCGACACGCTGCAATATTCGCTCGCCGACTATACCGGCACGCTGATCGACCGATTCGACGAGCCGCGCGACGAGGCGGGTCCCTCGACCGCCCAGTTCGTCGAAGCCTTCCGCGAGGCGGTGCTCAGGCTGATGCGCCGCTCCGGCCTCGAGGCCGAGCGCATCGCCGCGATCTCGATCAGCAGCAAGGGCCTCGTCGATCCCGCCGGATCGCGGCTCCTCTGGTCGCCGGTCTTCGGCTACGAGGAGATCGATTTTTCCGCAGCACTCACCCTTCCGCCATCGATGCGGGTACGGCTCAACAACGAGACGCCGCTGGTGGCGCAGGCGCTCGCGCGGCGGGCCGACCGCGACGGCGGCACACCCTTCCGCTCACTGGCCGCCCTCTCGCTCGGCCACTCCATCGGCCTCGGCATCGCCCGGCGGGGCGCGGCGGGCGATATCGAGGTGAGCGCGCCGAATTTCGGGCACATGCTGAACGCCGCCGACGGCAAGCTCTGCCGCTGCGGCACGCGCGGCTGCATCGAGGCATCGGCCGGTTTCTACGGCATCCTCAGGACCGCCTTCGAAGTGCCACCCGACACCATCCCGGCGAAATTCGTGCCGCTCGCCGAGATGGACAAGATCGCGCTGCGGGCCCGCCAGGGCCACCGCATGTCGGAATATGCCTTCCGCCAGGCGGGGCTCGCGATCGGCCAGGGGCTTTCGCGCATGCTGAGCCTCTTCGGCGACATGCCGGTGGCGATCGCCGGCCACGGCACGCGCTACATGGACCTCCTGTCGCGCGGGCTGGAAGAAGGGCTGCAGCAATCACTGCACGTGCGCATCTACGGCACGCCGAAGATCACCGTCGTCGCCGACGAGGCGACGCTGGTCTTCGAAGGCCATGTCGAGCGGGCGCTCGCCGAAATCGACCACGACGTGGCAGCGGCACGCGCAGAAGACGTGACGGCGTGA
- a CDS encoding EAL domain-containing protein, translating into MVMGALRRLTRRLGRAGTYSVLTALLLLVMPLALPPLGVLKGVDLFLNEWRAAAAPRAAGGKFVFVAIDKASLDQIGVWPWPRDVHAQVIDRLVAAGAADIFLDIDFSTRSTAAADARLTKALADAGGGVALPAFVQYRAAADETPETVVSRPLSDFEANAWLAAANVAADADGVVRDLPLGVTLDGQVVQSVAALLAGEPEPSAASFGIDFSISPASVPVFSVSDLLSGRVPADALAGRSVVVGAYAAELKDVFAVPVYGLLGGPMLHILGAETLLQDRVPVPLDPTPYAVAIAGLLVLSIRSGRPLSGWLLLPLLGLTAAAVEGAAFYLQQRYSLVLPSAGIELVLATGLLLYLIEHVDIGNWLAALAQVESRNSQTLLRRVIDDSVDGVVILDHQGRLVEVSRSAETIFGPGLHRALVSDFSANAPLPMQAALERARRQKGEAGALPVDFELELREAAGHRHLEGHVAISLLETAEEAADPADVPYVACVTVRDVTAKRAYAEKLKALSQYDELTGALRRDELVRRMDAVACDDWSVFAINLHRFAAINMVLGRSTGDDLLKAVVMRLKENAPRGALVARSEGDGFSVAVPSAALAMPPAEFAEHLIGLLSRAFVLGPSVAEIGARIGICVSGEGRDPAGLVAGAEAALDHARKSVGSGYSLHDSDEARRQIRARALEAEMKGALAAGQFFLLYQPQVELARGSLTGAEALVRWRHPEFGVVPPFEFIEIAEASGFICELGAFVVEEACRQAITWPEALSVSVNVSPLQFTRMDMVAVVRKALSESGLSPERLHLEITESAFLDVSDEILAQLAALRALGVKIALDDFGTGYSSLGYLARFPLDFIKIDQSFVRRLATDPASLTIVGAVKSLAAGFGARVVCEGIEGETEWQMLAAMGCEEGQGYYFGKPQPGEDIRLAAARVPDRKRA; encoded by the coding sequence ATGGTCATGGGGGCACTGCGCAGGCTGACACGGAGACTGGGACGGGCGGGCACCTACAGCGTGCTCACCGCGCTCCTTCTCCTCGTCATGCCGTTGGCGCTGCCCCCGCTCGGCGTCCTGAAGGGCGTCGATCTCTTCCTGAATGAATGGCGTGCCGCCGCGGCGCCGCGCGCGGCGGGCGGCAAGTTCGTCTTCGTCGCCATCGACAAGGCGAGCCTCGATCAAATCGGCGTCTGGCCCTGGCCGCGCGATGTTCATGCGCAAGTCATCGACCGGCTGGTCGCGGCCGGCGCCGCCGATATCTTCCTCGACATCGATTTCAGCACCCGCTCCACCGCTGCGGCCGACGCCCGGCTCACAAAGGCGCTCGCCGATGCCGGCGGCGGCGTCGCGCTGCCCGCCTTCGTGCAATACCGCGCAGCCGCCGACGAGACGCCGGAGACCGTGGTCTCCCGTCCGCTTTCCGATTTCGAGGCGAATGCCTGGCTCGCCGCCGCCAATGTTGCCGCCGATGCCGACGGCGTCGTGCGCGATCTGCCTCTCGGCGTGACGCTCGACGGTCAGGTGGTGCAGTCGGTCGCAGCCCTGCTTGCCGGCGAACCGGAACCGAGTGCGGCAAGCTTCGGCATCGATTTCTCGATCTCGCCGGCGAGCGTTCCGGTCTTTTCCGTTTCCGATCTGCTTTCCGGCCGGGTGCCGGCGGATGCGCTCGCCGGTCGCTCGGTCGTCGTCGGCGCCTATGCGGCCGAGCTGAAGGACGTCTTCGCCGTGCCCGTCTACGGCCTGCTCGGCGGCCCGATGCTGCATATCCTCGGCGCCGAGACGCTGTTGCAGGATCGCGTTCCGGTCCCCCTCGATCCGACGCCCTATGCGGTCGCCATCGCCGGCCTCCTCGTTCTGTCGATCCGTTCCGGCCGGCCGCTCTCCGGCTGGCTCTTGCTGCCACTTCTCGGCCTGACGGCGGCCGCGGTCGAAGGCGCGGCCTTCTACCTGCAGCAGCGCTATTCGCTCGTCCTGCCGTCCGCGGGCATTGAGCTCGTGCTCGCGACCGGCCTGCTGCTCTACCTGATCGAGCATGTCGACATCGGCAACTGGCTCGCCGCGCTGGCGCAGGTCGAGAGCCGCAATTCGCAGACGCTTCTCCGTCGTGTCATCGACGACAGCGTCGACGGTGTCGTCATCCTCGACCACCAAGGCCGCCTCGTCGAAGTCAGCCGGTCCGCCGAGACGATCTTCGGCCCCGGCCTTCATCGCGCGCTCGTTTCCGATTTCTCGGCCAATGCGCCGCTTCCCATGCAGGCGGCACTCGAAAGGGCGCGCCGGCAGAAGGGCGAGGCGGGGGCGCTCCCCGTCGACTTCGAACTGGAATTGCGGGAAGCCGCAGGCCATCGCCATCTCGAGGGTCATGTCGCCATCTCGCTCCTCGAAACCGCGGAGGAGGCCGCCGACCCTGCCGATGTTCCCTACGTCGCCTGCGTGACCGTGCGCGACGTCACCGCCAAGCGCGCCTACGCGGAAAAGCTGAAGGCGCTCTCCCAGTATGACGAACTGACCGGCGCGCTTCGCCGCGACGAGCTCGTCCGCCGCATGGATGCGGTTGCTTGCGACGACTGGTCGGTCTTTGCGATCAACCTCCACCGTTTCGCGGCGATCAACATGGTCCTCGGCCGCTCGACCGGTGACGATCTCCTGAAGGCGGTGGTGATGCGGCTTAAGGAGAACGCGCCGCGCGGCGCGCTGGTCGCCCGCAGCGAAGGCGACGGCTTCTCCGTCGCCGTGCCGTCTGCGGCGCTCGCCATGCCGCCGGCCGAATTCGCCGAGCACCTGATCGGCCTTCTGTCGCGCGCCTTCGTGCTCGGTCCTTCGGTCGCCGAGATCGGTGCCCGCATCGGCATCTGCGTCTCGGGCGAAGGCCGCGATCCCGCCGGCCTCGTCGCCGGGGCGGAAGCAGCACTCGACCACGCCCGCAAGAGCGTCGGCTCCGGCTACAGCCTCCATGATTCCGACGAGGCGCGCCGCCAGATTCGCGCCCGCGCGCTGGAGGCGGAGATGAAGGGCGCGCTCGCCGCCGGCCAGTTCTTCCTCCTCTACCAGCCGCAGGTGGAGCTCGCCCGCGGCAGCCTCACCGGGGCCGAGGCGCTGGTGCGCTGGCGCCATCCGGAATTCGGCGTCGTCCCGCCCTTCGAATTCATCGAGATCGCCGAGGCGAGCGGCTTCATCTGCGAACTCGGCGCCTTCGTGGTCGAGGAAGCCTGCCGGCAGGCGATCACCTGGCCGGAGGCGCTCAGCGTCTCGGTCAACGTCTCGCCGCTGCAGTTCACCCGCATGGATATGGTGGCGGTCGTCCGGAAGGCGCTTTCCGAAAGCGGCCTTTCGCCCGAACGCCTGCACCTCGAAATTACCGAATCGGCCTTCCTCGACGTTTCCGACGAGATCCTCGCCCAGCTCGCCGCATTGCGCGCGCTTGGCGTGAAGATCGCGCTCGACGACTTCGGCACCGGCTATTCCTCGCTCGGCTATCTCGCCCGCTTCCCGCTCGATTTCATCAAGATCGACCAGTCCTTCGTCCGCCGGCTTGCGACCGACCCGGCGAGCCTGACGATCGTCGGCGCCGTCAAGTCGCTCGCCGCCGGCTTCGGCGCGCGCGTGGTCTGCGAAGGCATCGAGGGCGAGACGGAATGGCAGATGCTCGCCGCCATGGGCTGCGAGGAAGGGCAGGGCTACTATTTCGGCAAGCCGCAGCCGGGCGAAGACATCCGCCTCGCCGCCGCCCGCGTCCCCGACCGCAAGCGGGCGTGA
- a CDS encoding FecR domain-containing protein has product MYMSLSARFLSVLLLLLVSAGAVSAAEWVAAKVSQPVQYTLDNKSWTAVTVGTTIPNKALVVTGARGRLVLTRNKESITFQPNSLASITTSGFFVRKTEVAQQYGSMLFDIETRNKPHTSVQTPFLAAVVKGTKFEVKVDRTKASVGVERGLVEVTGFARGEQTHVSPGQSVTVDPKSRRAMRVQGVGPKYAVVSAAPKAARVAVLGPKSPAAIAAAAEKTNKAENTGNTGSTASGETATTTGNGNSGNGSGGNSGKGSSGKGGSGGNGNGNGNAGGNGNGGNGGGKGGGNGGGHGGGHDDHGNKGGDDDHGHGGHGKKPPKRG; this is encoded by the coding sequence ATGTATATGTCTCTTTCGGCCAGATTTCTTTCCGTTTTGCTTCTTCTTCTCGTGTCCGCGGGTGCCGTCAGTGCCGCCGAGTGGGTCGCCGCCAAGGTGAGCCAGCCGGTGCAGTATACGCTCGACAACAAGAGCTGGACCGCCGTCACGGTGGGCACGACGATCCCGAACAAGGCGCTGGTCGTCACCGGCGCGCGCGGGCGGCTGGTCCTCACCCGCAACAAGGAGAGCATCACCTTCCAGCCGAACAGTCTGGCCTCGATCACCACATCGGGCTTCTTCGTCCGCAAGACCGAGGTCGCCCAGCAATACGGGTCGATGCTCTTCGACATCGAGACGCGCAACAAGCCGCATACCTCGGTGCAGACGCCGTTCCTCGCGGCCGTCGTCAAGGGCACGAAGTTCGAGGTCAAGGTCGATCGCACCAAGGCCTCGGTCGGCGTCGAGCGCGGCCTCGTCGAGGTCACCGGCTTCGCCCGCGGCGAGCAGACCCATGTGAGCCCGGGCCAGAGCGTCACCGTCGATCCGAAGAGCCGCCGGGCTATGCGGGTGCAGGGCGTTGGACCGAAATACGCCGTCGTTTCCGCGGCGCCGAAGGCGGCCAGGGTCGCCGTCCTCGGGCCGAAGAGCCCGGCCGCCATCGCGGCGGCCGCCGAGAAGACGAACAAGGCCGAAAACACCGGCAATACCGGCAGTACCGCCAGCGGCGAGACTGCGACGACGACCGGCAACGGCAATTCGGGCAACGGCTCGGGCGGCAATTCCGGCAAGGGCAGTTCCGGCAAGGGCGGTTCCGGCGGCAACGGTAACGGCAACGGGAATGCCGGTGGCAACGGCAATGGCGGAAACGGCGGTGGCAAGGGCGGTGGCAATGGTGGCGGTCACGGCGGCGGCCACGATGACCACGGCAACAAGGGTGGCGACGATGACCATGGTCACGGCGGCCACGGCAAGAAGCCCCCGAAACGCGGCTGA
- the xylF gene encoding D-xylose ABC transporter substrate-binding protein, translated as MKSISKLMACAAVIVSMHSAAAAKDLVVGVSWSNFQEERWKTDEAAIKAALEASGDKYISADAQSSAAKQLTDIESLISQGANALIVLAQDSDAIGPAIEKAVAEGIPVVGYDRLIENPDAFYITFDNKEVGRMQAREVFKVKPEGNYVFIKGSSSDPNADFLFAGQMEVLKEAMDAGKIKNVGEAYTDGWKPEIAQKNMEQFLTANDNKVDAVVASNDGTAGGAVAALDAQGLAGSVPVSGQDADKAALNRIALGTQTVSVWKDSRELGKRAAEIAVELAGGKKMNEVEGVTSFDGGPKGVAMQSVFLAPLPITKDNLNVVIDAGWISKDEACQGVKGDVAACK; from the coding sequence ATGAAGTCTATTTCGAAGCTGATGGCATGCGCTGCCGTCATCGTATCCATGCATTCCGCCGCTGCCGCCAAGGACCTGGTCGTCGGCGTTTCCTGGTCGAACTTCCAGGAAGAGCGCTGGAAGACCGACGAGGCCGCGATCAAGGCCGCGCTCGAAGCGTCCGGCGACAAGTACATTTCCGCTGACGCCCAGTCGTCCGCCGCCAAGCAGCTGACCGACATCGAAAGCCTGATCTCGCAGGGCGCCAACGCGCTGATCGTTCTCGCCCAGGATTCCGACGCCATCGGCCCGGCCATCGAAAAGGCCGTCGCGGAAGGCATTCCGGTCGTCGGCTACGACCGCCTGATCGAGAACCCGGATGCCTTCTACATCACCTTCGACAACAAGGAAGTCGGCCGCATGCAGGCCCGCGAAGTGTTCAAGGTGAAGCCGGAAGGCAACTACGTCTTCATCAAGGGCTCGTCCTCCGATCCGAACGCGGACTTCCTGTTCGCCGGCCAGATGGAAGTGCTGAAGGAAGCGATGGACGCCGGCAAGATCAAGAACGTCGGTGAAGCCTATACCGACGGCTGGAAGCCGGAAATTGCCCAGAAGAACATGGAGCAGTTCCTGACCGCCAACGACAACAAGGTCGACGCGGTCGTCGCCTCGAACGACGGCACCGCCGGCGGCGCGGTCGCTGCCCTCGATGCCCAGGGCCTCGCCGGTTCCGTTCCGGTTTCCGGCCAGGACGCCGACAAGGCGGCGCTCAACCGCATCGCGCTCGGCACCCAGACCGTTTCCGTCTGGAAGGACAGCCGCGAACTCGGCAAGCGCGCGGCTGAAATCGCCGTCGAACTCGCCGGCGGCAAGAAGATGAACGAGGTCGAAGGCGTGACCTCCTTCGACGGCGGCCCGAAGGGCGTCGCCATGCAGTCGGTCTTCCTCGCTCCGCTTCCGATCACCAAGGACAACCTGAACGTCGTCATCGACGCCGGCTGGATTTCCAAGGATGAAGCCTGCCAGGGCGTCAAGGGCGACGTCGCCGCCTGCAAGTAA
- the tam gene encoding trans-aconitate 2-methyltransferase yields MAWSAELYLKFEDERTRPARDLLSHVPLAEAKRAYDLGCGPGNSTALIVERFGGDAVTGLDSDADMLTKARARLPETSFVAADLSTWEPPHDVDLFYANAVLQWLPGHLALMERLMAHLAPGGVLAVQMPDNLDEPSHRAMEATGAAGPWRALFAGGRIRRTALPPPAAYYDRLSSHARRVDLWHTDYYHPMESAEAIVEWVKGTGLRPYLDAAGAEHHDAFLADYTARIERAYPPMADGRRLLRFPRLFIVAVKA; encoded by the coding sequence ATGGCGTGGTCGGCGGAACTGTACCTGAAGTTCGAGGACGAGCGGACGCGGCCGGCACGCGACCTGCTTTCGCATGTGCCGCTTGCCGAGGCGAAGCGCGCCTACGACCTCGGCTGCGGACCGGGAAACTCGACCGCGCTCATCGTCGAGCGCTTCGGCGGCGACGCGGTCACCGGCCTCGACAGCGATGCCGACATGCTCACAAAGGCCCGCGCACGGCTGCCGGAGACATCCTTCGTCGCGGCCGATCTTTCCACCTGGGAGCCGCCGCACGACGTCGATCTCTTCTATGCCAATGCCGTGCTGCAATGGCTGCCGGGCCATCTGGCCCTGATGGAGCGGCTGATGGCGCATCTGGCGCCGGGCGGCGTGCTCGCCGTGCAGATGCCGGACAATCTCGACGAGCCCTCCCACCGCGCGATGGAGGCGACGGGCGCCGCCGGTCCCTGGCGCGCGCTCTTCGCCGGTGGGCGCATCCGCCGCACGGCGTTACCCCCGCCCGCCGCCTATTACGACCGGCTATCGTCCCATGCGCGCCGCGTCGACCTGTGGCACACGGACTATTATCATCCGATGGAAAGTGCCGAAGCGATCGTCGAATGGGTGAAGGGCACCGGGCTTCGCCCCTATCTCGACGCGGCCGGCGCGGAGCATCACGACGCCTTTCTTGCGGACTACACCGCCCGTATCGAGCGGGCCTATCCGCCGATGGCCGACGGCCGGCGGCTCCTGCGCTTTCCCCGGCTCTTCATTGTTGCCGTGAAGGCGTGA
- a CDS encoding haloacid dehalogenase type II — MSTAAYVFDAYGTLFDVHAAVRRHAERAGPDYQIFSEMWRAKQLEYSWVRTLMGAYRDFWSLTEEALDYTFERFPGVDRKLRADLLAAYWTLDCYPEVPAVLKDIKAHGAKVAILSNGSPLMLAAAVKNAALETVIDDVFSVDALGLYKTAPAVYEIVTTTYRLYPDAVSFQSSNRWDAAGAKKFGFRTVWVNRSRMPDEYRDFPPDLILPSLESL; from the coding sequence ATGTCCACGGCAGCCTATGTCTTCGACGCCTACGGCACCCTGTTCGACGTGCATGCCGCGGTGCGCCGCCATGCCGAGCGTGCCGGGCCGGACTACCAGATCTTCTCCGAAATGTGGCGGGCGAAGCAGCTCGAATATTCCTGGGTGCGCACGCTGATGGGCGCCTACCGCGATTTCTGGAGCCTGACGGAAGAGGCACTCGACTACACCTTCGAGCGCTTTCCCGGCGTCGACCGGAAGCTCCGGGCCGACCTGCTCGCCGCCTACTGGACGCTCGACTGCTATCCGGAAGTGCCGGCGGTGCTGAAGGACATCAAGGCGCACGGCGCAAAGGTGGCGATCCTTTCCAACGGCTCGCCGCTGATGCTCGCCGCGGCGGTGAAGAACGCAGCCCTCGAAACGGTGATCGACGACGTCTTTTCCGTCGATGCGCTCGGGCTCTACAAGACCGCGCCCGCCGTCTACGAGATCGTCACCACCACCTACCGGCTCTATCCCGATGCGGTCTCCTTCCAGTCGTCGAACCGCTGGGATGCCGCCGGCGCCAAGAAGTTCGGCTTCCGCACCGTCTGGGTGAACCGCAGCCGGATGCCCGACGAGTACCGGGATTTTCCGCCCGACCTCATCCTGCCCTCGCTCGAAAGTCTCTGA
- a CDS encoding aldo/keto reductase, producing the protein MQIVSANGAAIPALGFGTFRMPGPDVIRILPLALKTGFRHVDTAQIYGNEAEVGDVIATSGIPREEIFLTTKVWVDRFARKDFLPSVDESLKKLRTDYVDLLLLHWPKSPVPLAEQIGCLNEVVKAGKVRHIGVSNYNCALMGEAVALSEAPIVTNQVEYHPYLDQTEVIAAARSYGMAITAYYAMADGRVPKEPLLQDIGARHGKTAAQVALRWLVQQQGVVALTKTATESRIAENFAVFDFHLDAQEMDAISALARPDGRIVNPAHLAPEWD; encoded by the coding sequence ATGCAGATCGTTTCCGCCAACGGCGCCGCCATTCCCGCCCTCGGCTTCGGCACCTTCCGGATGCCCGGACCCGACGTGATCCGCATCCTGCCGCTCGCGCTCAAGACCGGCTTCCGCCATGTCGACACCGCGCAGATCTACGGCAACGAGGCGGAAGTGGGCGACGTGATCGCCACCTCCGGCATTCCCCGCGAGGAGATATTCCTCACCACCAAGGTCTGGGTGGACCGCTTCGCGCGCAAGGATTTCCTGCCCTCCGTCGACGAGAGTCTCAAGAAGCTCCGGACCGACTATGTCGACCTCCTGCTCCTGCACTGGCCGAAGAGCCCGGTGCCGCTCGCCGAGCAGATCGGCTGCCTGAACGAGGTGGTGAAGGCCGGCAAGGTGCGCCATATCGGGGTCAGCAACTACAATTGCGCGCTGATGGGCGAGGCGGTGGCGCTCTCCGAGGCACCGATCGTCACCAACCAGGTGGAATACCACCCCTATCTCGACCAGACCGAGGTCATCGCCGCCGCCCGCTCCTACGGCATGGCGATCACCGCCTATTACGCGATGGCCGACGGGCGCGTGCCGAAGGAGCCGCTCCTGCAGGACATCGGCGCCCGCCACGGCAAGACGGCGGCGCAGGTGGCGCTGCGCTGGCTGGTGCAGCAGCAGGGCGTGGTGGCACTCACCAAGACGGCGACGGAAAGCCGGATCGCCGAAAACTTCGCCGTCTTCGACTTCCACCTCGACGCGCAGGAGATGGACGCGATCTCCGCGCTCGCCCGTCCCGACGGGAGGATCGTCAATCCGGCGCATCTGGCGCCCGAGTGGGATTGA